A window from Aedes albopictus strain Foshan unplaced genomic scaffold, AalbF5 HiC_scaffold_323, whole genome shotgun sequence encodes these proteins:
- the LOC109432048 gene encoding UDP-N-acetylglucosamine transferase subunit ALG14 homolog, with amino-acid sequence MILWLQLVLVLAGLVLVRLVYLLVTIRCTSRRKDGAQIVGAKRKGPAKTMIVMGSGGHTAEMLQIVEQLDFAKYAPRQYVIAEADKTSVVKVIDVEVRREPDLAKQQYEIVTITRSRHVHQGYYSSIFTTLMAIGNSIPVVLRSRPELILTNGPGTCVPVCLVAFLTKLFFINRNCKIVFIESFCRVKSLSLSGQILQWITDLFVVQWPGLAQNGSGLVGRKKEYFGRLSS; translated from the coding sequence ATGATCCTGTGGCTGCAGTTGGTGCTAGTGTTGGCTGGGCTGGTCCTGGTGCGGTTAGTGTATCTGTTGGTCACCATACGATGCACCTCGCGGCGGAAAGACGGAGCTCAGATCGTAGGGGCCAAGCGGAAAGGTCCGGCCAAAACGATGATCGTCATGGGTTCCGGAGGGCATACGGCTGAAATGTTGCAGATTGTAGAACAGCTGGACTTTGCCAAATACGCTCCCCGGCAGTACGTGATCGCCGAGGCCGACAAGACCAGTGTCGTCAAGGTGATCGACGTAGAGGTTCGACGGGAACCGGATCTGGCCAAGCAGCAGTACGAGATTGTGACCATCACCCGGAGTCGTCACGTCCACCAGGGTTACTACAGTTCAATATTCACCACCTTGATGGCCATCGGAAACAGCATCCCGGTGGTGCTCCGGTCCCGACCGGAACTGATTCTGACCAACGGACCCGGAACTTGCGTTCCGGTCTGCCTCGTAGCCTTCCTGACCAAGTTGTTCTTCATCAACCGTAACTGTAAAATCGTTTTCATAGAGAGCTTCTGCCGTGTGAAAAGTCTCTCTCTCAGCGGCCAAATTCTCCAGTGGATAACGGATCTGTTCGTGGTGCAGTGGCCTGGGCTGGCGCAAAACGGTTCCGGCCTCGTCGGTCGGAAGAAGGAATACTTTGGACGGTTATCGTCTTGA